In a single window of the Phycisphaerales bacterium genome:
- a CDS encoding insulinase family protein, producing the protein MMLLLAGPRSAWAEDWAAEYRRLENGLHVVVIPNFALPLVEVQLWFGAGHGDDPSGQAGLCRAVHTAIAVRDARLWKLAALGGQSTAVVAHDASMFAVTLPAPQATAALGLLADMVAPEPPSAEELAAVRASSTNPLRVEDAEHLIERWFVAGNATLLIVGAWSPPLAFAEAQEQFGLRPWAESPRRAWSEDTVLSPQATVVTEAAGNVLRWPGPSLGVATGSAIDVLLEHLCAWPDGAWRRVSAARGLAPRWRRLAGRTDGAVELWLESHVTSAGPSASQPTSAVVPIVELAVELESIEKQGLSEQEFNRARALAGRTLRDDWESFAAFARTLGRYEVVGGDAQRALHAERRLPLLRMADVQVAARDLREALVTQSAAASAVNEVLRPWTEPRVLLRDSINDLHRPGRGFIPPDLVLRRLAAYRPGATDARAPARAPRVIRSHFGENAEVSLISLALPGGMAAWTRIPLQEDHGRHNTATRPAAEMLRAAEVYHAYHGLVLWQERLPDAVSWWSQGPSNFVSQTLEWHARVWGGSEAEKAAPDAPRGLRIAVCGNVDGGEVLARLPAAWRFAALGTGGRAAPGGWAAAACEHRPTASDTAELVLRLDWRRPAPDARTALRRHAVEVLLGRLPLELFDEQGDGGLTEWCAAALEFRAVARFTPEVARAGEEALRAWVARLRTGEVEDALLVTAVELARAERWRWLDRPVRIAAAALEDDTPWDRIEAETPAQLRAALPELLEAAILVIELTQP; encoded by the coding sequence GTGATGTTACTGCTGGCCGGACCCAGGAGCGCTTGGGCAGAGGATTGGGCGGCGGAATACCGGCGACTCGAAAACGGCCTGCACGTCGTGGTGATACCCAATTTCGCGCTGCCACTCGTGGAGGTGCAGCTCTGGTTCGGAGCGGGTCATGGGGACGACCCGTCCGGGCAAGCCGGGCTTTGTCGCGCTGTGCATACCGCAATTGCAGTGCGCGACGCGCGGCTCTGGAAGCTGGCGGCGCTCGGTGGGCAGTCGACAGCCGTGGTCGCGCACGATGCGAGCATGTTCGCGGTCACACTGCCGGCTCCCCAGGCCACTGCGGCCCTGGGCCTGCTTGCGGACATGGTCGCACCGGAGCCACCCAGTGCCGAGGAACTTGCTGCGGTGCGGGCGTCATCGACCAATCCGTTACGGGTCGAGGATGCGGAACATCTCATTGAACGGTGGTTTGTCGCCGGAAACGCGACCCTCCTCATTGTCGGTGCATGGTCACCACCTCTGGCGTTTGCAGAAGCGCAGGAACAATTCGGATTACGGCCTTGGGCGGAATCGCCGCGCCGGGCCTGGTCCGAGGATACGGTGTTATCCCCCCAAGCAACCGTCGTCACCGAAGCCGCCGGTAACGTCTTGCGTTGGCCGGGCCCTTCTCTCGGTGTGGCAACGGGTTCGGCCATCGACGTGTTGTTGGAGCACCTGTGTGCGTGGCCAGATGGCGCCTGGCGGCGTGTCAGTGCTGCTCGTGGGCTGGCTCCCCGGTGGCGCCGTCTCGCCGGGCGCACCGATGGTGCGGTGGAACTCTGGCTGGAATCGCACGTGACCTCGGCGGGACCATCCGCATCCCAGCCGACTTCCGCTGTGGTGCCCATTGTCGAACTGGCGGTCGAGCTTGAATCGATCGAGAAGCAGGGTCTCAGCGAGCAGGAGTTCAACCGTGCGCGAGCGCTGGCAGGTCGCACCTTGCGGGACGACTGGGAGAGTTTCGCCGCTTTCGCGCGCACGCTCGGCAGATACGAAGTCGTGGGCGGTGATGCCCAGCGAGCCCTGCACGCCGAGCGGCGGTTGCCGTTGCTGCGGATGGCAGATGTACAAGTGGCAGCCCGCGATCTGCGGGAGGCCCTCGTCACGCAGTCTGCCGCCGCGAGCGCGGTGAACGAGGTATTGCGCCCATGGACAGAGCCGCGGGTGTTGTTGCGTGATTCGATAAACGACTTGCACCGCCCGGGGCGTGGCTTCATCCCCCCGGATCTCGTGTTGCGACGTCTTGCGGCTTACCGGCCAGGTGCGACCGATGCACGTGCACCCGCGCGCGCGCCGCGGGTCATCCGTTCGCACTTCGGCGAAAATGCGGAGGTTAGTCTCATTTCCCTGGCGCTGCCCGGTGGCATGGCGGCATGGACGAGGATCCCATTGCAGGAGGATCACGGCAGGCACAACACGGCCACTCGGCCGGCCGCCGAAATGCTACGGGCCGCGGAGGTCTACCACGCGTATCACGGCCTCGTATTGTGGCAGGAGAGGTTGCCGGACGCGGTGAGTTGGTGGTCACAGGGGCCGAGTAACTTTGTCTCCCAAACATTGGAATGGCACGCAAGGGTGTGGGGCGGTTCGGAGGCGGAGAAGGCAGCGCCGGATGCCCCGCGGGGGCTCCGTATAGCGGTCTGCGGGAATGTGGATGGCGGCGAAGTTCTGGCGCGCTTGCCGGCGGCGTGGCGTTTTGCGGCGCTCGGGACTGGTGGCCGCGCCGCGCCAGGTGGGTGGGCCGCCGCTGCGTGCGAACACCGTCCAACGGCGTCTGACACTGCGGAGTTGGTGTTGCGTCTGGACTGGCGGCGGCCAGCGCCGGATGCCCGCACGGCACTGCGGCGGCATGCTGTGGAAGTGCTGCTTGGGCGGCTGCCGCTGGAGTTGTTTGACGAGCAAGGAGATGGCGGCCTCACAGAGTGGTGTGCGGCTGCCCTGGAGTTTCGTGCGGTTGCCCGGTTTACCCCCGAAGTCGCCCGCGCCGGCGAGGAGGCGCTGCGGGCGTGGGTGGCGCGGTTACGTACCGGCGAAGTGGAGGATGCGCTGTTGGTGACAGCAGTCGAGCTGGCGCGCGCCGAGCGCTGGCGGTGGCTGGATCGTCCGGTGCGAATTGCGGCCGCAGCACTCGAAGACGACACACCATGGGATCGAATCGAAGCGGAAACGCCGGCGCAGTTGCGTGCGGCTCTGCCGGAGTTGCTCGAGGCCGCGATCCTTGTGATTGAACTCACCCAGCCCTGA
- a CDS encoding CPBP family intramembrane metalloprotease, with protein sequence MMEPDRPIELPSEIPWARTTLGPRGDELPVARPMFPHGEDRDPWYPFRMAWISWAAAWGGLGLIMVAAALMVGVELFAAMLALPSGTPVDETMAVALGSLPYLYLNKGGSAFVAVGLLIALAFLHRAPWATFGLGRQPWWRHFTFAGVCFIGCYVGIVLTAPIIYLLANLIEAGEDDLLRRVDFINPLSAHGLGGLVGFMVLVAVHEEVLFRGVLLPYLRRVGLGWIGAVLVSSAIFAVLHIGQGLLAIPQTFALALIFASIYLWSRSLPAVIVAHAAFNVTQLLLAPWLLSYAEELSEQVAGT encoded by the coding sequence ATGATGGAACCAGATCGGCCGATTGAGTTGCCGAGCGAGATACCGTGGGCGCGGACGACCCTGGGGCCGCGGGGCGACGAATTGCCGGTGGCGCGGCCGATGTTTCCCCATGGGGAGGACCGCGATCCATGGTATCCGTTTCGAATGGCGTGGATATCCTGGGCGGCTGCGTGGGGCGGTCTGGGATTGATCATGGTTGCCGCGGCGCTGATGGTGGGAGTCGAGCTGTTCGCCGCCATGCTCGCATTGCCGAGCGGTACACCGGTTGACGAAACGATGGCGGTGGCGCTGGGGTCTTTGCCCTACCTGTATCTAAACAAGGGGGGTAGCGCGTTTGTTGCGGTTGGGTTGTTGATCGCGCTTGCGTTCTTGCACCGGGCGCCCTGGGCGACGTTCGGGCTGGGCCGACAGCCGTGGTGGCGACATTTTACGTTTGCGGGCGTGTGCTTCATCGGCTGTTACGTAGGGATTGTGCTGACGGCGCCGATCATCTACCTGCTTGCGAACCTGATCGAGGCGGGTGAGGACGATCTGCTGCGACGGGTCGATTTCATCAACCCCTTGTCGGCCCACGGACTGGGGGGGCTCGTGGGTTTCATGGTGCTGGTCGCCGTTCACGAAGAGGTGCTTTTCCGCGGGGTCCTGTTGCCGTATCTGCGACGCGTCGGCCTGGGCTGGATCGGAGCCGTGCTCGTGTCGTCGGCCATCTTCGCCGTGTTGCACATCGGGCAGGGTCTTCTGGCGATTCCGCAAACGTTCGCGTTGGCGTTGATCTTTGCCAGCATATACCTCTGGTCGCGCAGTCTGCCCGCGGTGATCGTGGCGCACGCCGCGTTCAACGTGACACAACTTTTGCTGGCGCCCTGGTTATTGTCGTATGCGGAAGAGCTTTCGGAACAGGTCGCAGGAACCTAG
- a CDS encoding prepilin-type N-terminal cleavage/methylation domain-containing protein: MLRVRTRQGFTLIELLVVVAIIALLISILLPGLGAAREQGKKAKCLANLRSIGAATHMYASEFEFLIPIHEQMRRSTSYWEWRIVHWFAWGGRSATEVLQTDQGFMRLADTGTYARPVYSAQRRPLNIYSLSEINEKDKASMELYRCPSDRGYPEHPSIDDAPQQSLGKPCYDILGNSYRASLSMLTYHSGGTSVGHFSFSAWGKRISTLKNQSDMILLGEPTFFNMIGMDNTGQQAPNPVLVMGWHKRPLIDNVLFCDGSARPTRASKRAPFDFMTYQQMQVANPNYLSRGNGWRIDCFPTPGAVIFGSTAQWKTWIGANWSTKWPFANRQVVGQN, translated from the coding sequence ATGCTGCGCGTGCGAACCCGTCAGGGTTTTACCCTGATTGAATTACTCGTTGTAGTCGCCATCATCGCCCTCCTGATTTCCATCCTGCTGCCCGGGCTGGGCGCTGCCCGCGAGCAAGGCAAGAAGGCCAAGTGCCTTGCAAACCTGCGGAGTATCGGCGCGGCCACCCACATGTACGCATCGGAGTTTGAGTTCCTGATTCCCATCCACGAGCAGATGCGCCGAAGCACGTCGTACTGGGAGTGGCGGATCGTGCACTGGTTCGCCTGGGGCGGCCGGTCGGCCACCGAGGTCCTCCAGACCGATCAGGGCTTCATGCGCCTCGCCGACACCGGCACATATGCCCGGCCGGTGTACTCGGCCCAACGCCGGCCATTGAATATTTACTCCCTGTCCGAGATCAATGAAAAGGATAAGGCGTCGATGGAGCTCTATCGGTGCCCCTCGGACCGCGGCTACCCGGAGCATCCGAGCATTGACGACGCCCCCCAGCAGAGTCTCGGCAAGCCCTGCTATGACATTCTGGGGAACAGCTACCGCGCCAGTCTTTCCATGCTGACGTACCACTCCGGCGGCACTAGCGTCGGGCATTTCTCGTTCAGCGCCTGGGGCAAGCGAATCTCCACGCTCAAGAACCAGTCCGACATGATCCTGCTGGGTGAGCCCACCTTCTTCAACATGATCGGCATGGACAACACGGGCCAGCAGGCCCCGAACCCCGTACTCGTGATGGGCTGGCACAAGCGTCCACTGATCGACAACGTACTGTTCTGCGACGGATCGGCCCGCCCGACCCGCGCCAGCAAGCGCGCCCCCTTCGATTTCATGACCTATCAGCAAATGCAGGTGGCGAATCCGAACTACTTGAGTCGGGGGAATGGCTGGCGCATCGACTGCTTCCCGACGCCAGGCGCCGTGATTTTCGGTTCGACCGCCCAGTGGAAGACCTGGATCGGAGCGAACTGGTCGACCAAGTGGCCGTTCGCGAACCGACAGGTCGTCGGCCAGAACTAG